One genomic segment of Coffea arabica cultivar ET-39 chromosome 6e, Coffea Arabica ET-39 HiFi, whole genome shotgun sequence includes these proteins:
- the LOC113697188 gene encoding ATP-dependent 6-phosphofructokinase 6 isoform X1 translates to MSTENGCAEPKLVTGDAGYVLEDVPHLSDYIPDLLTYPNPLQNHHAYSVVKQYFVNVDDSVTEKIVVGRSSPRGTHFRRAGPRQKVCFESDEVLACIVTCGGLCPGLNTVIRELVCGLHDMYGVNSILGIEDGYKGFYSRNTIPLRPKVVNDIHRRGGTILGTSRGGHNTSKIVDSIQDRGINQVYIIGGDGTHKGAAMIFEEIRRRGLKVAVVGIPKTIDNDIPVIDKSFGFDTAVEEAQRAINAAHVEAESIENGIGVVKLMGRDSGFIAMYATLASRDVDCCLIPESPFFLEGPGGLFEHIKNRLKENGHMVLVIAEGAGQDLLRESMKDASGNKQLQDVGFWISQKIKDHFSKEKKMPVNLKYIDPTYMIRAIPGNASDNVYCTLLAHSAIHGAMAGFTGFTVGPVNARHAYIPFYRIIERQNKVGITDRMWARLLSSTNQPSFLDAKDVAESKKEKPPSSQLLSDDDGENLHRENHSGKSYFL, encoded by the exons ATGTCGACTGAAAATGGATGTGCTGAGCCAAAACTGGTCACTGGAGATGCCGGTTACGTCCTTGAAGACGTGCCCCACTTGTCCGACTACATTCCTGACCTTCTG ACTTATCCTAATCCATTGCAAAACCATCATGCTTATTCAGTTGTTAA GCAATATTTTGTTAATGTGGATGACAGCGTTACAGAAAAG ATTGTTGTAGGCAGAAGTAGCCCAAGAGGGACTCATTTTCGGCGTGCTGGACCTCGTCAGAag GTTTGTTTTGAATCTGATGAAGTTCTTGCATGCATCGTGACTTGTGGAGGTCTCTGCCCCGGTTTAAACACAGTGATCAGGGAGTTAGTCTGCGGTTTACATGACATGTATGGCGTCAATAGCATTCTTGGAATAGAG GATGGATACAAGGGATTCTATTCTCGGAATACTATCCCTTTAAGACCAAAAGTTGTGAATGATATTCACAGACGGGGCGGTACCATTCTTGGGACATCAAGAGGGGGCCATAATACATCAAAAATAGTAGACAGTATTCAGGATCGAGGAATTAATCAG GTTTACATTATTGGAGGAGATGGTACTCATAAAGGAGCTGCAATGATCTTTGAG GAAATCAGAAGGCGTGGCCTCAAAGTTGCTGTTGTTGGAATACCCAAGACCATTGACAATGACATACCG GTTATAGACAAATCCTTCGGTTTTGACACTGCTGTTGAGGAAGCTCAACGAGCCATCAATGCAGCTCATGTTGAAGCTGAAAGCATTGAGAATGGTATCGGTGTTGTCAAACTAATGGGACGTGATAGTG GTTTTATTGCAATGTATGCAACTCTTGCGAGCCGAGATGTGGACTGCTGTTTGATTCCAGAGTCACCCTTTTTTCTGGAAGGACCTGGTGGACTCTTTGAACATATAAAAAACAGACTCAAAGAAAATGGGCACATGGTTCTTGTGATTGCCGAAGGAGCTGGGCAGGATCTTCTCAGAGAAAGCATGAAGGATGCTTCTGGAAACAAGCAGCTCCAAGACGTCGGCTTCTGGAtatctcagaagatcaag GATCACTTTtcgaaagagaagaaaatgccTGTAAATCTCAAATACATAG ACCCTACATATATGATCCGTGCCATTCCAGGCAATGCATCAGACAATGTCTACTGCACACTTCTAGCTCACAGCGCGATTCATGGCGCAATGGCAGGTTTCACAGGGTTTACAGTAGGGCCTGTTAATGCAAGACATGCTTACATACCCTTTTAT CGCATAATAGAGAGACAGAATAAGGTGGGAATAACAGACCGGATGTGGGCAAGGCTCCTATCTTCAACCAACCAACCAAGTTTTCTGGACGCTAAAGATGTTGCTGAATCGAAGAAAGAAAAACCGCCATCATCGCAGTTGTTAAGTGATGATGATGGTGAAAATTTGCATAGAGAAAATCATTCAGGAAAATCTTATTTCTTGTGA
- the LOC113697188 gene encoding ATP-dependent 6-phosphofructokinase 3 isoform X3, whose amino-acid sequence MSTENGCAEPKLVTGDAGYVLEDVPHLSDYIPDLLIVVGRSSPRGTHFRRAGPRQKVCFESDEVLACIVTCGGLCPGLNTVIRELVCGLHDMYGVNSILGIEDGYKGFYSRNTIPLRPKVVNDIHRRGGTILGTSRGGHNTSKIVDSIQDRGINQVYIIGGDGTHKGAAMIFEEIRRRGLKVAVVGIPKTIDNDIPVIDKSFGFDTAVEEAQRAINAAHVEAESIENGIGVVKLMGRDSGFIAMYATLASRDVDCCLIPESPFFLEGPGGLFEHIKNRLKENGHMVLVIAEGAGQDLLRESMKDASGNKQLQDVGFWISQKIKDHFSKEKKMPVNLKYIDPTYMIRAIPGNASDNVYCTLLAHSAIHGAMAGFTGFTVGPVNARHAYIPFYRIIERQNKVGITDRMWARLLSSTNQPSFLDAKDVAESKKEKPPSSQLLSDDDGENLHRENHSGKSYFL is encoded by the exons ATGTCGACTGAAAATGGATGTGCTGAGCCAAAACTGGTCACTGGAGATGCCGGTTACGTCCTTGAAGACGTGCCCCACTTGTCCGACTACATTCCTGACCTTCTG ATTGTTGTAGGCAGAAGTAGCCCAAGAGGGACTCATTTTCGGCGTGCTGGACCTCGTCAGAag GTTTGTTTTGAATCTGATGAAGTTCTTGCATGCATCGTGACTTGTGGAGGTCTCTGCCCCGGTTTAAACACAGTGATCAGGGAGTTAGTCTGCGGTTTACATGACATGTATGGCGTCAATAGCATTCTTGGAATAGAG GATGGATACAAGGGATTCTATTCTCGGAATACTATCCCTTTAAGACCAAAAGTTGTGAATGATATTCACAGACGGGGCGGTACCATTCTTGGGACATCAAGAGGGGGCCATAATACATCAAAAATAGTAGACAGTATTCAGGATCGAGGAATTAATCAG GTTTACATTATTGGAGGAGATGGTACTCATAAAGGAGCTGCAATGATCTTTGAG GAAATCAGAAGGCGTGGCCTCAAAGTTGCTGTTGTTGGAATACCCAAGACCATTGACAATGACATACCG GTTATAGACAAATCCTTCGGTTTTGACACTGCTGTTGAGGAAGCTCAACGAGCCATCAATGCAGCTCATGTTGAAGCTGAAAGCATTGAGAATGGTATCGGTGTTGTCAAACTAATGGGACGTGATAGTG GTTTTATTGCAATGTATGCAACTCTTGCGAGCCGAGATGTGGACTGCTGTTTGATTCCAGAGTCACCCTTTTTTCTGGAAGGACCTGGTGGACTCTTTGAACATATAAAAAACAGACTCAAAGAAAATGGGCACATGGTTCTTGTGATTGCCGAAGGAGCTGGGCAGGATCTTCTCAGAGAAAGCATGAAGGATGCTTCTGGAAACAAGCAGCTCCAAGACGTCGGCTTCTGGAtatctcagaagatcaag GATCACTTTtcgaaagagaagaaaatgccTGTAAATCTCAAATACATAG ACCCTACATATATGATCCGTGCCATTCCAGGCAATGCATCAGACAATGTCTACTGCACACTTCTAGCTCACAGCGCGATTCATGGCGCAATGGCAGGTTTCACAGGGTTTACAGTAGGGCCTGTTAATGCAAGACATGCTTACATACCCTTTTAT CGCATAATAGAGAGACAGAATAAGGTGGGAATAACAGACCGGATGTGGGCAAGGCTCCTATCTTCAACCAACCAACCAAGTTTTCTGGACGCTAAAGATGTTGCTGAATCGAAGAAAGAAAAACCGCCATCATCGCAGTTGTTAAGTGATGATGATGGTGAAAATTTGCATAGAGAAAATCATTCAGGAAAATCTTATTTCTTGTGA
- the LOC113697188 gene encoding ATP-dependent 6-phosphofructokinase 3 isoform X2, with protein sequence MDVLSQNWSLEMPVTSLKTCPTCPTTFLTFWQYFVNVDDSVTEKIVVGRSSPRGTHFRRAGPRQKVCFESDEVLACIVTCGGLCPGLNTVIRELVCGLHDMYGVNSILGIEDGYKGFYSRNTIPLRPKVVNDIHRRGGTILGTSRGGHNTSKIVDSIQDRGINQVYIIGGDGTHKGAAMIFEEIRRRGLKVAVVGIPKTIDNDIPVIDKSFGFDTAVEEAQRAINAAHVEAESIENGIGVVKLMGRDSGFIAMYATLASRDVDCCLIPESPFFLEGPGGLFEHIKNRLKENGHMVLVIAEGAGQDLLRESMKDASGNKQLQDVGFWISQKIKDHFSKEKKMPVNLKYIDPTYMIRAIPGNASDNVYCTLLAHSAIHGAMAGFTGFTVGPVNARHAYIPFYRIIERQNKVGITDRMWARLLSSTNQPSFLDAKDVAESKKEKPPSSQLLSDDDGENLHRENHSGKSYFL encoded by the exons ATGGATGTGCTGAGCCAAAACTGGTCACTGGAGATGCCGGTTACGTCCTTGAAGACGTGCCCCACTTGTCCGACTACATTCCTGACCTTCTG GCAATATTTTGTTAATGTGGATGACAGCGTTACAGAAAAG ATTGTTGTAGGCAGAAGTAGCCCAAGAGGGACTCATTTTCGGCGTGCTGGACCTCGTCAGAag GTTTGTTTTGAATCTGATGAAGTTCTTGCATGCATCGTGACTTGTGGAGGTCTCTGCCCCGGTTTAAACACAGTGATCAGGGAGTTAGTCTGCGGTTTACATGACATGTATGGCGTCAATAGCATTCTTGGAATAGAG GATGGATACAAGGGATTCTATTCTCGGAATACTATCCCTTTAAGACCAAAAGTTGTGAATGATATTCACAGACGGGGCGGTACCATTCTTGGGACATCAAGAGGGGGCCATAATACATCAAAAATAGTAGACAGTATTCAGGATCGAGGAATTAATCAG GTTTACATTATTGGAGGAGATGGTACTCATAAAGGAGCTGCAATGATCTTTGAG GAAATCAGAAGGCGTGGCCTCAAAGTTGCTGTTGTTGGAATACCCAAGACCATTGACAATGACATACCG GTTATAGACAAATCCTTCGGTTTTGACACTGCTGTTGAGGAAGCTCAACGAGCCATCAATGCAGCTCATGTTGAAGCTGAAAGCATTGAGAATGGTATCGGTGTTGTCAAACTAATGGGACGTGATAGTG GTTTTATTGCAATGTATGCAACTCTTGCGAGCCGAGATGTGGACTGCTGTTTGATTCCAGAGTCACCCTTTTTTCTGGAAGGACCTGGTGGACTCTTTGAACATATAAAAAACAGACTCAAAGAAAATGGGCACATGGTTCTTGTGATTGCCGAAGGAGCTGGGCAGGATCTTCTCAGAGAAAGCATGAAGGATGCTTCTGGAAACAAGCAGCTCCAAGACGTCGGCTTCTGGAtatctcagaagatcaag GATCACTTTtcgaaagagaagaaaatgccTGTAAATCTCAAATACATAG ACCCTACATATATGATCCGTGCCATTCCAGGCAATGCATCAGACAATGTCTACTGCACACTTCTAGCTCACAGCGCGATTCATGGCGCAATGGCAGGTTTCACAGGGTTTACAGTAGGGCCTGTTAATGCAAGACATGCTTACATACCCTTTTAT CGCATAATAGAGAGACAGAATAAGGTGGGAATAACAGACCGGATGTGGGCAAGGCTCCTATCTTCAACCAACCAACCAAGTTTTCTGGACGCTAAAGATGTTGCTGAATCGAAGAAAGAAAAACCGCCATCATCGCAGTTGTTAAGTGATGATGATGGTGAAAATTTGCATAGAGAAAATCATTCAGGAAAATCTTATTTCTTGTGA